One Plectropomus leopardus isolate mb chromosome 1, YSFRI_Pleo_2.0, whole genome shotgun sequence DNA segment encodes these proteins:
- the cebpa gene encoding CCAAT/enhancer-binding protein alpha yields the protein MPGFRFSMELSNLYEVAPRPLMSSLTHGQQPSSGYRDPADLGGEIGDSETSIDLSAYIDPSAFNDDFLADLFHHSSRQDKLKIMNGEYESVPCGPGPPGPQHHYMSSYMESKLEPLYEPRIRPVAIKQEPRDDEDMNAGMPPTYHHPHAHSQQYSQHSQHSQQQQQQQQQMPHLQYQIAHCAQTTMHLQPGHPTPPPTPVPSPHQHHHHAHHHPQHAQQGGLKLLEQQRGGGGGKSKKNVDKNSPEYRLRRERNNVAVRKSRDKAKLRNMETQQKVVELTTDNDRLRRRVEHLTRELDTLRGIFRQLPDGSFKPMGS from the coding sequence ATGCCCGGCTTTAGGTTCTCCATGGAGCTGTCGAACCTGTACGAGGTGGCGCCCCGGCCCCTGATGAGCAGCCTGACCCACGGCCAGCAGCCCTCCTCCGGCTACAGAGACCCGGCAGACCTCGGCGGTGAGATCGGAGACAGCGAGACGTCCATCGACCTGAGCGCCTACATCGACCCGTCGGCCTTCAACGACGACTTCCTTGCGGACCTGTTCCACCACAGCTCCCGGCAGGACAAGCTCAAGATCATGAACGGAGAGTACGAGTCGGTGCCGTGCGGCCCGGGGCCCCCGGGGCCTCAGCACCACTACATGTCCTCCTACATGGAGTCCAAACTGGAGCCGCTCTACGAGCCGCGCATCCGCCCGGTGGCCATCAAGCAGGAGCCCCGGGACGACGAGGACATGAACGCGGGCATGCCCCCCACCTACCACCACCCGCACGCGCACTCCCAACAGTACTCCCAGCATTCCCAGCattcccagcagcagcagcagcagcagcagcagatgccGCACCTTCAGTACCAGATCGCGCACTGCGCGCAGACCACCATGCACCTCCAGCCGGGACACCCGACCCCCCCGCCGACCCCGGTGCCCAGCCCgcaccagcaccaccaccacGCGCACCACCACCCGCAGCACGCGCAACAGGGCGGCCTGAAGCTGCTGGAGCAGCAGCGCGGTGGCGGCGGCGGGAAGAGCAAGAAGAACGTAGACAAGAACAGCCCGGAGTACCGGCTGAGGCGCGAGCGCAACAACGTGGCCGTGCGCAAGAGCCGGGACAAGGCCAAGCTGCGGAACATGGAGACGCAGCAGAAGGTGGTGGAGCTCACCACCGACAACGACAGACTGAGGCGGAGGGTCGAGCACCTGACCCGCGAGCTGGACACGTTACGGGGCATCTTCAGACAGCTGCCAGACGGATCCTTCAAACCCATGGGCAGCTGA